A genome region from Cucumis sativus cultivar 9930 chromosome 4, Cucumber_9930_V3, whole genome shotgun sequence includes the following:
- the LOC101217839 gene encoding Fanconi anemia group J protein homolog isoform X2, translating into MLIPVTRRLLQRLPQILSVLAVDSFPKCRRQLLLLRNMLGFLLSTDTESSLPGPNNKSQKKKTAPTIYYASRTHSQISQVIREYRKTAYRVPMAVLASRKHLCTNPYVRGKDNLDEECKLLLKDQIAGCSEFKNANKVKCHPTLQKGGCHEVHDIEDLVKVGEAVKGCSYYAARSMADDAQLVFCPYSYIINPVIRGAMDVDIKGAIVIFDEAHNIEDIARHGGSVDIEEDTLNKLQMELEDLCPIDSLVYQPLYEMTQDLTSWIDQRKTTLQKREFQHYVTCWTGNHAQRELQEANITQQCFPILLECATKAIKAASDTESDDAHLSGLSVITLEGLFSSLTYFFSRNGCHMSDYQLALQRYIKRDPGKAYAEWTVTLSLWCLNPAVVFRDISDLSLSVILTSGTLSPMNSFSSELGVQFGTSLEAPHVIDVESQVWPAVISTGPGNYPLNGSYKTADGYAFQDALGKSLEEIFFIAPGGCLVFFPSYKLMEKLQNRWSETGQWSRLNARKSLFVEPRGGAQEDFDSILKGYYDTIRLGDNFAIGKKSRGKKVKPNDSYVVGCENPKEGAALLAVFRGKVSEGIDFSDDNARVVIIVGIPFPNVNDIQVALKKKFNDAYKMSKNLLSGNEWYCQQAFRALNQAAGRCIRHKFDYGAIMLLDERFQEERNRTYISKWLRKSIKQFDNFEQSMEELKSFFSHIKERISNNKESELPNSENEEHITSTCPSSRRRMKIGKFDKFNHRGQKAHEDVKNCIIDLECSVETETRNHEFLSMNTVLEVPDSPIVQETPCVDIVGATSPRESKDERSTSTVIEAYSELSDQLSHQSLPLIKSTRSPLTSETSMLNTPERNVSVNAYSFAQDTESSLNMSVNSHTQKRRKSMGITITKLAQEEFLTDPKTKNPECNSVDRSSIISRNLTSPKDTNYEILLTEKKSNGLNVTQMPKLNDTSPVYLSSGLPMDKKLHLSCALCRSPLGRPENHLNITCSFTVSSKTHLISIYEERFKAQTANSSASIQLIITDILFVNQRLLVRSSKNSGRGIWSEEDGCVYNYVFCPFCYSDNCIGVQIMATDASNIPLLNKVMFFVDCLEIQDLKADTGKASINKEVSPVSSSAKSKYAVMEPIENFSYSPSPLTSGGWRSTKLKVRRKGSS; encoded by the exons ATGCTAATCCCTGTCACACGAAGGCTGCTCCAGAGGCTGCCACAGATCCTCTCGGTTTTGGCGGTGGATTCATTCCCGAAGTGCAGACGCCAA TTACTTCTTCTGAGGAATATGTTGGGTTTTCTACTGTCTACAGATACTGAGTCGTCTCTTCCAGGGCCAAACAACAAAAgtcagaagaaaaaaacagccCCGACTATATACTACGCCTC GAGGACACATTCACAGATATCACAGGTGATTCGTGAGTATAGGAAAACTGCCTATCGAGTGCCAATGGCAGTGTTG GCATCAAGGAAACATCTATGCACAAATCCTTATGTACGAGGAAAAGATAATTTGGATGAAGAATG CAAACTACTTTTGAAGGATCAAATTGCAGGATGCAGTGAATTTAA AAACGCAAACAAGGTTAAATGTCATCCAACTCTTCAGAAAGGAGGATGTCATGAGGTTCATGACATTGAAGATTTGGTGAAAGTTGGAGAAGCTGTAAAAG GTTGTTCATATTATGCAGCTCGCTCTATGGCAGACGACGCGCAGCTGGTGTTTTGCCCATATAGCTATATTATCAATCCAGTTATTCGAGGAGCAATGGATGTAGATATTAAGGGTGCAATCGTGATCTTTGATGAAGCCCA CAATATAGAGGATATTGCACGTCATGGTGGTAGTGTGGATATTGAAGAGGATACTTTAAATA AATTGCAGATGGAGTTGGAGGACCTATGTCCTATTGATTCTTTGGTTTACCAGCCTCTGTATGAAATGACACAg GATCTCACAAGTTGGATTGACCAGAGGAAGACCACATTGCAAAAGCGCGAGTTTCAGCATTATGTCACCTG TTGGACTGGAAATCATGCTCAAAGGGAGCTCCAAGAAGCTAATATAACTCAACAATGCTTCCCCATTTTGCTCGAATGTGCAACAAAG GCTATTAAAGCAGCTTCAGATACCGAGTCAGATGATGCACATTTGAGTGGCCTGTCAGTGATAACACTGGAAG GATTATTCTCTTCACTGACATATTTCTTCTCAAGAAATGGTTGCCACATGTCTGACTACCAGCTTGCATTACAACGCTACATTAAAAGAGATCCTG GAAAAGCTTATGCTGAATGGACGGTTACTTTAAGTTTGTGGTGCTTGAATCCAGCTGTTGTATTTAGAGACATTAGTGATCTTTCCTTATCGGTTATTTTGACATCTGG GACCCTGTCACCGATGAATTCCTTTTCATCTGAACTAGGAGTTCAGTTTGGAACTTCACTGGAAGCTCCTCACGTGATTGATGTGGAATCTCAG GTGTGGCCAGCTGTTATATCAACTGGTCCAGGAAACTATCCGCTGAATGGAAGTTATAAAACAGCTGATGGATATGCATTCCAG GATGCTCTAGGAAAATCATTAGAGGAGATATTTTTCATCGCTCCTGGTGGCTGTCTTGTGTTCTTCCCCAGTTATAAGCTGATGGAGAAACTCCAAAATCGTTGGTCTGAAACTGGCCAATGGTCTCGACTGAATGCAAGGAAGTCCCTTTTTGTTG AGCCAAGAGGAGGAGCTCAAGAGGATTTTGATTCCATATTGAAAGGTTATTATGATACTATACGTCTTGGTGATAACTTTGCAATTGGGAAAAAGAGTCGAGGCAAGAAGGTCAAACCCAATGACTCGTATGTGGTTGGCTGTGAAAATCCCAAGGAGGGTGCAGCACTCCTTGCAGTTTTTCGAGGAAAG GTTTCAGAAGGAATAGACTTTTCTGATGATAATGCTAGAGTGGTT ATAATAGTTGGTATTCCATTTCCAAATGT AAATGATATTCAAGTTgcattgaagaaaaagttcaATGACGCATATAAAATGTCCAAAAACCTTTTAAGTGGAAACGAGTGGTATTGTCAACAGGCCTTTCGAGCTCTAAATCAAGCTGCAG GACGTTGTATTCGACACAAATTTGACTATGGTGCCATTATGCTATTAG ATGAGCGTTTCCAGGAAGAGAGGAACAGGACTTACATTTCTAAGTGGCTAAGAAAATCCATTAAACAATTTGATAACTTTGAACAGTCTATGGAGGAGCTGAAATCCTTTTTCAGCCACATTAAG GAGCGGATTAGCAACAATAAAGAAAGTGAGTTGCCAAATTCTGAGAATGAGGAGCATATTACTTCTACCTGCCCAAGTAGTCGTAGAAGAATGAAGATAGGGAAATTCGACAAGTTTAATCATCGTGGGCAGAAA GCTCATGAAGATGTGAAAAACTGTATAATTGATCTGGAGTGCAGTGTTGAAACAGAAACGAG GAACCATGAGTTTCTGTCTATGAATACCGTTCTTGAAGTTCCAGATTCCCCAATTGTTCAGGAGACTCCTTGTGTTGATATTGTTGGCGCCACTAGTCCCAGAGAATCCAAAGATGAAAGATCGACTTCAACTGTAATTGAGGCATATTCTGAGCTTTCTGATCAATTATCACATCAGTCATTACCTCTGATCAAATCAACAAGATCTCCTCTTACATCTGAAACTTCAATGCTGAATACTCCTGAAAGAAATGTTTCTGTGAATGCCTACAGCTTTGCACAAGATACAGAATCTTCTTTGAATATGAGTGTAAATTCTCATACCCAGAAAAGAAGGAAGTCCATGGGTATAACTATTACGAAACTTGCTCAAGAAGAGTTTCTTACTGATCCCAAAACCAAAAATCCCGAATGTAACAGTGTGGACAGAAGCTCAATAATCAGCAGAAATTTGACTAGCCCAAAAGATACTAATTATGAAATTCTTCTCACGGAAAAGAAGTCTAACGGTTTAAATGTCACACAAATGCCCAAGCTAAATGATACTAGTCCTGTTTATCTGTCTTCTGGCCTTCCAATGGACAAAAAGTTGCATCTATCTTGTGCACTTTGTAGAAGCCCACTCGGTCGCCCAGAGAACCATTTAAACATAACATGCTCATTTACGGTATCATCAAAAACACACTTAATATCAATATATGAGGAAAGGTTTAAAGCTCAAACTGCCAATTCGTCAGCAAGTATACAGCTTATTATTACAGACATCTTGTTTGTTAACCAGAGGCTCCTAGTTAGGTCTTCGAAAAATTCAGGACGTGGTATATGGAGTGAGGAGGATGGTTGTGTATACAATTATGTCTTTTGCCCCTTCTGTTACAGTGACAATTGCATTGGTGTACAGATCATGGCAACCGATGCATCGAATATTCCATTACTTAATAAA GTGATGTTTTTCGTGGATTGTTTGGAGATCCAAGACCTCAAAGCTGATACAGGAAAGGCTTCAATAAACAAG GAAGTATCACCCGTTAGTAGCTCAGCGAAGAGTAAGTATGCCGTCATGGAAcccattgaaaatttttcatacTCCCCTAGCCCGCTAACCTCAGGCGGCTGGAGGTCTACTAAATTGAAAGTCAGAAGGAAAGGATCTTCATGA
- the LOC101217839 gene encoding Fanconi anemia group J protein isoform X1 has translation MVYAKGGTNPKSKPNPTYQLTKNVYPIGGIQVEFPFRPYGSQLAFMGRVISTLDRAQREGHCHALLESPTGTGKSLSLLCSSLAWQKNYKIKNPDANPCHTKAAPEAATDPLGFGGGFIPEVQTPNTESSLPGPNNKSQKKKTAPTIYYASRTHSQISQVIREYRKTAYRVPMAVLASRKHLCTNPYVRGKDNLDEECKLLLKDQIAGCSEFKNANKVKCHPTLQKGGCHEVHDIEDLVKVGEAVKGCSYYAARSMADDAQLVFCPYSYIINPVIRGAMDVDIKGAIVIFDEAHNIEDIARHGGSVDIEEDTLNKLQMELEDLCPIDSLVYQPLYEMTQDLTSWIDQRKTTLQKREFQHYVTCWTGNHAQRELQEANITQQCFPILLECATKAIKAASDTESDDAHLSGLSVITLEGLFSSLTYFFSRNGCHMSDYQLALQRYIKRDPGKAYAEWTVTLSLWCLNPAVVFRDISDLSLSVILTSGTLSPMNSFSSELGVQFGTSLEAPHVIDVESQVWPAVISTGPGNYPLNGSYKTADGYAFQDALGKSLEEIFFIAPGGCLVFFPSYKLMEKLQNRWSETGQWSRLNARKSLFVEPRGGAQEDFDSILKGYYDTIRLGDNFAIGKKSRGKKVKPNDSYVVGCENPKEGAALLAVFRGKVSEGIDFSDDNARVVIIVGIPFPNVNDIQVALKKKFNDAYKMSKNLLSGNEWYCQQAFRALNQAAGRCIRHKFDYGAIMLLDERFQEERNRTYISKWLRKSIKQFDNFEQSMEELKSFFSHIKERISNNKESELPNSENEEHITSTCPSSRRRMKIGKFDKFNHRGQKAHEDVKNCIIDLECSVETETRNHEFLSMNTVLEVPDSPIVQETPCVDIVGATSPRESKDERSTSTVIEAYSELSDQLSHQSLPLIKSTRSPLTSETSMLNTPERNVSVNAYSFAQDTESSLNMSVNSHTQKRRKSMGITITKLAQEEFLTDPKTKNPECNSVDRSSIISRNLTSPKDTNYEILLTEKKSNGLNVTQMPKLNDTSPVYLSSGLPMDKKLHLSCALCRSPLGRPENHLNITCSFTVSSKTHLISIYEERFKAQTANSSASIQLIITDILFVNQRLLVRSSKNSGRGIWSEEDGCVYNYVFCPFCYSDNCIGVQIMATDASNIPLLNKVMFFVDCLEIQDLKADTGKASINKEVSPVSSSAKSKYAVMEPIENFSYSPSPLTSGGWRSTKLKVRRKGSS, from the exons ATGGTATATGCAAAAGGGGGGACGAACCCCAAATCCAAGCCCAATCCAACTTATCAGCTCACGAAGAATGTTTACCCGATTGGTGGCATCCAAGTGGAATTTCCATTCCGACCATACGGTTCGCAGCTTGCGTTCATGGGCAGAGTTATATCCACCCTTGATCGAGCTCAGCGAGAGGGCCATTGCCACGCGTTGCTGGAATCTCCGACTGGAACCGGGAAGTCACTTTCACTTCTCTGCTCTAGTCTTGCTTGGCAGAAGAATTACAAGATAAAGAATCCGGATGCTAATCCCTGTCACACGAAGGCTGCTCCAGAGGCTGCCACAGATCCTCTCGGTTTTGGCGGTGGATTCATTCCCGAAGTGCAGACGCCAA ATACTGAGTCGTCTCTTCCAGGGCCAAACAACAAAAgtcagaagaaaaaaacagccCCGACTATATACTACGCCTC GAGGACACATTCACAGATATCACAGGTGATTCGTGAGTATAGGAAAACTGCCTATCGAGTGCCAATGGCAGTGTTG GCATCAAGGAAACATCTATGCACAAATCCTTATGTACGAGGAAAAGATAATTTGGATGAAGAATG CAAACTACTTTTGAAGGATCAAATTGCAGGATGCAGTGAATTTAA AAACGCAAACAAGGTTAAATGTCATCCAACTCTTCAGAAAGGAGGATGTCATGAGGTTCATGACATTGAAGATTTGGTGAAAGTTGGAGAAGCTGTAAAAG GTTGTTCATATTATGCAGCTCGCTCTATGGCAGACGACGCGCAGCTGGTGTTTTGCCCATATAGCTATATTATCAATCCAGTTATTCGAGGAGCAATGGATGTAGATATTAAGGGTGCAATCGTGATCTTTGATGAAGCCCA CAATATAGAGGATATTGCACGTCATGGTGGTAGTGTGGATATTGAAGAGGATACTTTAAATA AATTGCAGATGGAGTTGGAGGACCTATGTCCTATTGATTCTTTGGTTTACCAGCCTCTGTATGAAATGACACAg GATCTCACAAGTTGGATTGACCAGAGGAAGACCACATTGCAAAAGCGCGAGTTTCAGCATTATGTCACCTG TTGGACTGGAAATCATGCTCAAAGGGAGCTCCAAGAAGCTAATATAACTCAACAATGCTTCCCCATTTTGCTCGAATGTGCAACAAAG GCTATTAAAGCAGCTTCAGATACCGAGTCAGATGATGCACATTTGAGTGGCCTGTCAGTGATAACACTGGAAG GATTATTCTCTTCACTGACATATTTCTTCTCAAGAAATGGTTGCCACATGTCTGACTACCAGCTTGCATTACAACGCTACATTAAAAGAGATCCTG GAAAAGCTTATGCTGAATGGACGGTTACTTTAAGTTTGTGGTGCTTGAATCCAGCTGTTGTATTTAGAGACATTAGTGATCTTTCCTTATCGGTTATTTTGACATCTGG GACCCTGTCACCGATGAATTCCTTTTCATCTGAACTAGGAGTTCAGTTTGGAACTTCACTGGAAGCTCCTCACGTGATTGATGTGGAATCTCAG GTGTGGCCAGCTGTTATATCAACTGGTCCAGGAAACTATCCGCTGAATGGAAGTTATAAAACAGCTGATGGATATGCATTCCAG GATGCTCTAGGAAAATCATTAGAGGAGATATTTTTCATCGCTCCTGGTGGCTGTCTTGTGTTCTTCCCCAGTTATAAGCTGATGGAGAAACTCCAAAATCGTTGGTCTGAAACTGGCCAATGGTCTCGACTGAATGCAAGGAAGTCCCTTTTTGTTG AGCCAAGAGGAGGAGCTCAAGAGGATTTTGATTCCATATTGAAAGGTTATTATGATACTATACGTCTTGGTGATAACTTTGCAATTGGGAAAAAGAGTCGAGGCAAGAAGGTCAAACCCAATGACTCGTATGTGGTTGGCTGTGAAAATCCCAAGGAGGGTGCAGCACTCCTTGCAGTTTTTCGAGGAAAG GTTTCAGAAGGAATAGACTTTTCTGATGATAATGCTAGAGTGGTT ATAATAGTTGGTATTCCATTTCCAAATGT AAATGATATTCAAGTTgcattgaagaaaaagttcaATGACGCATATAAAATGTCCAAAAACCTTTTAAGTGGAAACGAGTGGTATTGTCAACAGGCCTTTCGAGCTCTAAATCAAGCTGCAG GACGTTGTATTCGACACAAATTTGACTATGGTGCCATTATGCTATTAG ATGAGCGTTTCCAGGAAGAGAGGAACAGGACTTACATTTCTAAGTGGCTAAGAAAATCCATTAAACAATTTGATAACTTTGAACAGTCTATGGAGGAGCTGAAATCCTTTTTCAGCCACATTAAG GAGCGGATTAGCAACAATAAAGAAAGTGAGTTGCCAAATTCTGAGAATGAGGAGCATATTACTTCTACCTGCCCAAGTAGTCGTAGAAGAATGAAGATAGGGAAATTCGACAAGTTTAATCATCGTGGGCAGAAA GCTCATGAAGATGTGAAAAACTGTATAATTGATCTGGAGTGCAGTGTTGAAACAGAAACGAG GAACCATGAGTTTCTGTCTATGAATACCGTTCTTGAAGTTCCAGATTCCCCAATTGTTCAGGAGACTCCTTGTGTTGATATTGTTGGCGCCACTAGTCCCAGAGAATCCAAAGATGAAAGATCGACTTCAACTGTAATTGAGGCATATTCTGAGCTTTCTGATCAATTATCACATCAGTCATTACCTCTGATCAAATCAACAAGATCTCCTCTTACATCTGAAACTTCAATGCTGAATACTCCTGAAAGAAATGTTTCTGTGAATGCCTACAGCTTTGCACAAGATACAGAATCTTCTTTGAATATGAGTGTAAATTCTCATACCCAGAAAAGAAGGAAGTCCATGGGTATAACTATTACGAAACTTGCTCAAGAAGAGTTTCTTACTGATCCCAAAACCAAAAATCCCGAATGTAACAGTGTGGACAGAAGCTCAATAATCAGCAGAAATTTGACTAGCCCAAAAGATACTAATTATGAAATTCTTCTCACGGAAAAGAAGTCTAACGGTTTAAATGTCACACAAATGCCCAAGCTAAATGATACTAGTCCTGTTTATCTGTCTTCTGGCCTTCCAATGGACAAAAAGTTGCATCTATCTTGTGCACTTTGTAGAAGCCCACTCGGTCGCCCAGAGAACCATTTAAACATAACATGCTCATTTACGGTATCATCAAAAACACACTTAATATCAATATATGAGGAAAGGTTTAAAGCTCAAACTGCCAATTCGTCAGCAAGTATACAGCTTATTATTACAGACATCTTGTTTGTTAACCAGAGGCTCCTAGTTAGGTCTTCGAAAAATTCAGGACGTGGTATATGGAGTGAGGAGGATGGTTGTGTATACAATTATGTCTTTTGCCCCTTCTGTTACAGTGACAATTGCATTGGTGTACAGATCATGGCAACCGATGCATCGAATATTCCATTACTTAATAAA GTGATGTTTTTCGTGGATTGTTTGGAGATCCAAGACCTCAAAGCTGATACAGGAAAGGCTTCAATAAACAAG GAAGTATCACCCGTTAGTAGCTCAGCGAAGAGTAAGTATGCCGTCATGGAAcccattgaaaatttttcatacTCCCCTAGCCCGCTAACCTCAGGCGGCTGGAGGTCTACTAAATTGAAAGTCAGAAGGAAAGGATCTTCATGA